GAAACCATCCAAACCCAAATCCAACTAAAGCAGCTCCAAAAAGATGAAGAACAAACTAAGTACCTGCAATCACGCGCCCTTTGGCTTGCCCTGTTCACTCGCTTGCAGTCACTCCGTGACGAACTGCCCCATGCAGGAAATTTCCGCAAAGGGGAGATTATCGCAGAACTGGAAAGCCTCACAAAACGAATCCAAGAAAGTCCCGAGCCGATAGCGCCCAACCTGACGCGCTACGATCTCGAAATCAAACTTTTGCAACAGTCGCTCAAACCGCAAACCCTAAACGCCAATATCAACTATGTCACCGTTAATTGAAGATGATAAGTTTCTGACTTTTGAGGAGTCCGAAAAGCTTCTTTCCAAAACCGAAAACCCGCGCCACCGCACCATGATTCTGCTAATGTTGGATGCAGGGCTACGCGTTACCGAAATGACCACGCTCCGCTGGGCCGATTGTGACTTCAAACGCAAACGCCTGAAAGTGAAAAGCCTGAAAAAAAGAGGTGGTAAAGAGGACAGCCGAGAAATTCCGATGTCGGAACGGCTTTACGCGGCATTCGCCAAGATGGTAGAAAAACGGGGCCGTGAGGCCAAAGGCTACGTTTTCGAGGGCAACAAAGCAGGCCAACCCATCAGCCGAATGGCTATTAATAAAATGCTGAAGGAGATTTCGGACAACGCGCCCGAACTCCCGCACGTTCACCCGCACATGCTCAGGCACACTTTCGCCACGGCCCTGCGCGCCAATGGTGCAGATTTGGCCGATGTGAAAGATTTGTTGGGTCACGAGCGCCTTGATACCACTTTCATCTACGCTCATGCCGACCGTGACAAACTCCGCGACGCCATTAATCTATCCGCGCCCAAACCGTCATTTCTGCAACGACTCAAAACCCGACTTTTTCCCGAAAAACGCGCCCATGTAAACCTGATCACGCCCGACCGTAATTTTCTCGTAGGCCGTGAGGATGAAATCAAGCTTATCGAAAAGCATCTGTCAAAAGGGATATCGGTCATCGTGACGGGAGCCATCGGCATTGGGAAAAGTCACCTGATAGAATCGCTCAAATTCTCAAAGAAGGTTTTGGAGATTGACGACGCCAAGGAGTTCAAACGCTCCATCGGCGGCGCATTGCTCCATGTGTACGGAGATAAAGAAAAAGTTGCGGAAATGATTTACGGGACCACCGACCCCGACGCCATCCGTACCAAAGTAAGCCGCGAAAGCATGATTTCATTGTGTGAGCTGCTTATCAATGCCACCGAAAAAAATGAGTACGTTTTACGAATCAATGACCTGGACCAAATCACGCCCAGCGTCGTAAAAGCTTTGGAGGTCCTGAAAAATCATTTCGTCATTCTCACCACGGCCCGAAGCGTGAAAATGACGCACACGTCTTTTTTATGGAATTTCGAGAAAATAGAACTCAAACCGCTCAACCGTCCCGACTCGCTCCGTTTGTTTCATCGTCTGGTTTCCCATCTGGAAATTCAGAATCTGGAGTGGGTTCAAAACAAAGTCCACGATACGGCCGCAGGAAACCCGCGCATGATCGTGGAACTCTCCGAACGCCTCACCAAAGAACCGATCATCAATGCCGAAATCACCGACGAAGTTTGTAACACGTATTTAGGAAAGCAGACCCGCGAAATAGACCTAAGCCCGTACTTACTCATTGGTTTGGGTTCGCTCATCGTGTTGCGCTACATCGGACGCGAAAACGGAGAGAAGGGTTTGCAGCTCATCGGAGGTATGGCCATGGTCATCATGCTGTTCGCACGGTTCTTTTTTCAGAGGACGAGGAGGAAGTCAATTTGAAAACGGTTCAAAAAAACGGTCGTTTTCGTGAACCGTTCGCCCAACTTACTTTTTTATACTTTTCAGACAAAAAAGCGGTTCATTATTACGGTTCATGATTGTTAGTTCATTATATTTACACTTTAACGTTTTAATGAACTAGCAAGGTATGAAAATTGGCTACGCAAGGGTTTCGACCCAAGACCAGAATTTAGGGCTCCAGTTAGACGCCCTCAAAACCGCAGGCTGTGAAAAAATCTTCAAGGAAAAAGAATCGGGAGGAAAAACCGACCGCCCCGAATTATTGAAAATGCTTGAGCAAGTTCGCGAAGGGGATATCGTCGTAGTTTGGAAACTCGACCGCTTGGGCCGCTCCCTCAAACACCTCATCGAAATCGTGAACGAGCTGCACGAGCGAAAGGTCCAATTTGTCAGTCTCAAAGAAACCATCGACACCACCAGCGCCACAGGAAAATTGATTTTTAACATTTTCGCCAGCTTTGCAGAATTTGAAAAAGACATGATCCGCGAACGGACAAAGGCAGGTTTAGCCAACGCCCGAAGAATCGGTAAAACGGGAGGGAGGCCAAAGGGACTTTCTGAGGAATCCAAAGGCAAAGCCGAAACCGCCAAAATTCTCTATGAATCCAAATCCCTGCCCATCACCTCCATTTGCCAACAACTGGACATCAGCAAAGCAACACTTTACAAACTTCTCAGAAGCAAAGGAATTGAAATAGGAAAGTAAGTCTTAAACCCAACAACCGATGAAACCAAGACACATTAAAAAAGCCTTTGAGTATTTCGGCTACGAGTGCCCTGATGAAATAATAAAAGAATCCGATTTGAAAATGGAGATCGAAGATTCAAAACAAGCTAAGCACTCTCTTTTAGTGGCAATCGAAACAGCACAAGAACACATGAAAAAATTAGACGATTGGATTGATTTACTCGAATCCGTAAAGCAACAGGTAAAGGCCGAAGAATACCGAGAACTGAACCCACACGCTAAAGACGTATTTTTCATAAACTAAATACCCAAAACCATTTCCAATTGACATTTTTATTTACTTTGCAAAACAAAGTACAATTCTTAAAAAAGTACAATCTGAAATCGTAAACTTCTACCCAAAATGTGTATACACAAAATCCGAATTTTGTTCACCCCCCGCACCCCCCGCTTCATTTTTGCCGCAAACATGGCACTAGTGGTATTATCTTACTTTTGTCATACTTCACAGGCTCAAAACGGCACAAAAAGCCCTGTCACGGTCAAAACGGCACAAACAACCCTGAATATCAGTGGAATAAACCTACAAAAACTGGAGAAATACGAAGAATCTCTACGAATCTTCCATAACAGGAAATTTGGGGCCGACCGAAAGGAGTTTATCGAAACAACAAAGAAGAAATGGTGGTACTACCTGCCAAACGTGGGCTTTACTTTCGGGATGCCTACCATCGGAACCAATACAGGAACCTTGGCCCAAATCGACCGCGACCGCCAAACGAAGAAAGCAAAACTAGAGGCGTTACAGGCAAAAGCAGAATTTGAGTATAGGGAAGAACTGCTACAACTGAGAACCAAGTACAAAACCTTATTGCTCGAATCTCAAACCATCCAAGAACTCGAATCCTTGTTAGGGAAAAAAGTAGCCATCACTTCAATCTATACAGAAGGTTTTAACGCCAATAAAATTACACCGTTGGAAATGTTACGGGAAGAAGTTGCCCAAGAAACCGCAAAAGCACAAATGAAGGAAAACGAGCGCCGATTGATCAAACTGTTTTTCGAACTGGAAGCCTTCGCCCATTACAATTATCCCGCCAATGAAGAATTGATAAAGTTCGCGGACATGGATTGCGAAATGTCTACTCTTTCCACGCGTCCAGAATAACCGCGTTTTTGTATTCATCTACAATTTTGGCATACCGCATCGTAGTCTTTAAATCACTGTGACCAAGTACTTTTTGAATGATTGCTATAGGAACACCTTTGATTAAGGATAACGTAGCGAAGGTATGACGCGCTACGTGGACAGTTATCAGCTCATATTTCGGACGATAGCGGATGATCGGAAATCCTTTTGTATATTCAATGACCTGGCATTTTTCGGTGATTCCCGCCAACTCACCAACCTGTTTTAAGTACTTATTCATTTTTTGATTGGAAATGATTGGAAGTGAGGTCAAGGAACCCGAATACCTTTCCAGGATTTCCAAAGCACCCATCATCAAAGGTATTTCGATACGCTTGGGAATCCGATTTAAAGACCTGGACTTTTCGGGCACCAATTCAATGACATGATAACTACCTTTCTTCACAATTTGAACATTCGTCAAATTGCGTAAATCACCATACCTTAATCCTGTATAACACGAAAAAAGAAAGGAATCTCTAACCTTGGCTAACGAAGTATCCAGCTCTACATTTCGCCATTTCTCCAAGTCTTCTACGGTGAGAAAAATAACTGATGAGACAATTTCAGTAGTAACAAATTCAGGAAGCGGATCGGGAACTTTCACTCCTTGTCCCGAAATAAAACGGAAGAATTCTTTTAAGTGACTACTTGATTTAGCAATACTATTTGGGTGTAATTCAGACTGAACCAGAAACGAAATGAAAGCATCATGTTTAGTTTGCGAATACTCAGCAACGAAAACCTTGCCGTGAATTGCTTCAAAACGCATCAAACGACCCAGCGTTGCATTATAGGCAATTACCGAGTTTTCCCGAACCTTCTTTTTTTTTCAGAAACAAACGACTCAAATTCCTGAATTAGCGTTTTCTCTTTTATTGATTCACGAGGCTTTATCAGCTCCCGAAGTTCGCCAGGTGTTGGCACAATACCCGAGCTTACAAATGAACGATACGCCGAATGAAGCTTTACTGATAAATTTTCTAGATAATCATTAGCCGAAAGGTAGCCGTCAAAGGATCGGCGAAAACGCATTTTTTTCGGCTCCCATTCTGAAGGCTTACATTTTTCGCCTGTATAAGCTCTTAAACGTTTTCCTGAATACGTAAAATCTATGAAGACTGGACACAATCCCGATTTGTCGGCTTTTTCTTCAATTAATCGAAACGTCAATTTCATGGTGACAAAATAGGTGACAAGTTTTGGTGTACACATTGTCGCAAATCCGTAGACGTATGAAAACAAAAAAGCCCGTATCTAGTTGATAGACACGAGCTTTCATATACGTTTTTGTAGATTTTTATCTACTAGGTTGTTGGCGGACAAGGACTCGAACCCTGAATAAAAGAACCAAAATCTTCTGTGTTACCATTACACCATCCACCAATTCCGTTTTGGTGGTGCAAAAGTAGCCCTTTCTTCTTTACGTGTCAAGTTAATTTTAAAAAAATCTGAACAAAAAAGAAAGAAAAATGGCTTTAGAATTGATAATCAAGGTGTTTATGGCAAAGAAAAAAATGTATTTTTTATAATCTTTAGTTACACTCCTGCCGTAGTCACCTCAGAAGCGATTTTCTTGACCAAGCCTTGCAATACTTTTCCGGGGCCGCATTCTACAAACTCTGTGGCACCGTCACCCACCATTGCACGTACCGATTGGGTCCAGCGGACGGGTGCAGTAAGTTGCGAGATCAAATTTTGTTTGATGGTTTCCACATCGGTAGCCGCCTGTGCGTTTACATTTTGATAGATCGGGCAGCGCGGAGCAGTAAAAGCCGTAGCTTCAATGGCTGCCGCCAGTTCTTCACGGGCAGGCTCCATGAGCGGCGAGTGAAAGGCTCCTCCTACGGGAAGCGGCAACACGCGTTTGGCTCCGGCTTCCTTCAATTTCTCTCCTGCCAGACGTACGCCTTCATGGGTACCCGAGATCACTACCTGACCGGGACAGTTGAAATTGGCCGCTACTACCACTTCTCCTTCTACGGATGCACAAATCTCTTCGATCCGGGCATCGTCTAATCCCAATACGGCTGCCATCGTGGAGGGGCTGATGATACAGGCACGTTGCATGGCATCGGCACGTTTGGCAACCAAACGTAAGGCATCTTCAAAAGACAGCGCTCCGGCAGCCACCAACGCCGAAAATTCGCCGAGTGAATGTCCGGCCACCATATCCGGTTTAAAATCAATAATGGTAGACGCCAGAATAACCGAATGCAGGAAAATCGCAGGCTGGGTTACGTCGGTTTGTTTGAGTTCTTCATCCGTTCCTTCAAACATCACTTTTATAATCTCAAACCCCAGAATTTCGTTTGCTTTCTCAAACATCGCCCGGGCTTGGGCATTATTTTCGTACAGATCTTTGCCCATACCGCTGAACTGTGACCCTTGGCCGGGGAAAACGTATGCTTTCATTAAGTTGGTTATTGAGTGAATTATGAATTGACGACGCAAACTTAATCACTCCCTACCTAACTCACTCTATCACAAACAATTTTTTCTCTTCGGGCGTTGGGATACGGCAGGCTTCGGTCTTTCCAAAAAGGCGGTAGCGATTTTTTGCAATCAGGCTGTAAAAAAAGTCGCGAATAAAACGGGGAACGAAACGAAATATATAGAGCCAAGACCATCTTTTGAGATAGCGGGCTATCTCCAGAGCAGCATCTGATTTTTGATATAACTGTCCATCCCTCAACAGAAGTACGGAATCAAAATCACTCGTTTGACGATGGTTGTCGGTCAAAATACGCTGCCCGAAAGGTGATTGCAGTGAAGCGAATCGAAACCGATGGGTGGGATCATGATCAATAACAAAGTTGATAGAGGCATTGCAGAAATTGCAAACACCGTCAAAAAGAATTATGTCAGGCATGGCTTATGTGAGAGATTACGCATTATACCACCCCCTAAAACCTACCGTAAGCTTTTTGGGAACGGGGGATATGCTATAACGAAACGCTCTCTGACAAATTTTCGCCATTCCATAAAAATAGTTAT
Above is a window of Runella slithyformis DSM 19594 DNA encoding:
- a CDS encoding tyrosine-type recombinase/integrase, with the translated sequence MSPLIEDDKFLTFEESEKLLSKTENPRHRTMILLMLDAGLRVTEMTTLRWADCDFKRKRLKVKSLKKRGGKEDSREIPMSERLYAAFAKMVEKRGREAKGYVFEGNKAGQPISRMAINKMLKEISDNAPELPHVHPHMLRHTFATALRANGADLADVKDLLGHERLDTTFIYAHADRDKLRDAINLSAPKPSFLQRLKTRLFPEKRAHVNLITPDRNFLVGREDEIKLIEKHLSKGISVIVTGAIGIGKSHLIESLKFSKKVLEIDDAKEFKRSIGGALLHVYGDKEKVAEMIYGTTDPDAIRTKVSRESMISLCELLINATEKNEYVLRINDLDQITPSVVKALEVLKNHFVILTTARSVKMTHTSFLWNFEKIELKPLNRPDSLRLFHRLVSHLEIQNLEWVQNKVHDTAAGNPRMIVELSERLTKEPIINAEITDEVCNTYLGKQTREIDLSPYLLIGLGSLIVLRYIGRENGEKGLQLIGGMAMVIMLFARFFFQRTRRKSI
- a CDS encoding recombinase family protein; this encodes MKIGYARVSTQDQNLGLQLDALKTAGCEKIFKEKESGGKTDRPELLKMLEQVREGDIVVVWKLDRLGRSLKHLIEIVNELHERKVQFVSLKETIDTTSATGKLIFNIFASFAEFEKDMIRERTKAGLANARRIGKTGGRPKGLSEESKGKAETAKILYESKSLPITSICQQLDISKATLYKLLRSKGIEIGK
- a CDS encoding site-specific integrase, producing the protein MRFEAIHGKVFVAEYSQTKHDAFISFLVQSELHPNSIAKSSSHLKEFFRFISGQGVKVPDPLPEFVTTEIVSSVIFLTVEDLEKWRNVELDTSLAKVRDSFLFSCYTGLRYGDLRNLTNVQIVKKGSYHVIELVPEKSRSLNRIPKRIEIPLMMGALEILERYSGSLTSLPIISNQKMNKYLKQVGELAGITEKCQVIEYTKGFPIIRYRPKYELITVHVARHTFATLSLIKGVPIAIIQKVLGHSDLKTTMRYAKIVDEYKNAVILDAWKE
- a CDS encoding Arm DNA-binding domain-containing protein: MKLTFRLIEEKADKSGLCPVFIDFTYSGKRLRAYTGEKCKPSEWEPKKMRFRRSFDGYLSANDYLENLSVKLHSAYRSFVSSGIVPTPGELRELIKPRESIKEKTLIQEFESFVSEKKRRFGKTR
- the fabD gene encoding ACP S-malonyltransferase, with the translated sequence MKAYVFPGQGSQFSGMGKDLYENNAQARAMFEKANEILGFEIIKVMFEGTDEELKQTDVTQPAIFLHSVILASTIIDFKPDMVAGHSLGEFSALVAAGALSFEDALRLVAKRADAMQRACIISPSTMAAVLGLDDARIEEICASVEGEVVVAANFNCPGQVVISGTHEGVRLAGEKLKEAGAKRVLPLPVGGAFHSPLMEPAREELAAAIEATAFTAPRCPIYQNVNAQAATDVETIKQNLISQLTAPVRWTQSVRAMVGDGATEFVECGPGKVLQGLVKKIASEVTTAGV
- a CDS encoding thiol-disulfide oxidoreductase DCC family protein, translated to MPDIILFDGVCNFCNASINFVIDHDPTHRFRFASLQSPFGQRILTDNHRQTSDFDSVLLLRDGQLYQKSDAALEIARYLKRWSWLYIFRFVPRFIRDFFYSLIAKNRYRLFGKTEACRIPTPEEKKLFVIE